In Mongoliitalea daihaiensis, one DNA window encodes the following:
- the accC gene encoding acetyl-CoA carboxylase biotin carboxylase subunit: MFKKILIANRGEIALRVIRTCKEMGIKTVAVYSTADKDSLHVRFADEAVCIGPPPSRDSYLNIPRIIAAAEITNADAIHPGYGFLSENAEFSRICEEYGIKFIGASPEMINKMGDKATAKATMKAAGVPTIPGSEGLLESMEQGIELAEKMGYPIILKATAGGGGRGMRIVKETSEFKKAWDDARQESGAAFGNDGLYLEKFVEEPRHIEIQIVGDSNGKACHLSERDCSIQRRHQKLVEETPSPFITDELREAMGKAAIKGAEAIAYEGAGTIEFLVDKNRNFYFMEMNTRIQVEHPITEEVTDFDLIKEQIKVAAGEKITGKNYYPKLFAMECRINAEDPANGFRPSPGKIQNLHLPGGKGVRIDSHVYAGYVIPPNYDSMIAKLIVSGQSREEVILRMRRALEEFVIDGVKTTIPFHIALLKDEQFKAGNFTTKFLESFDFSVIR; the protein is encoded by the coding sequence GTGTTTAAAAAAATATTAATAGCCAATAGAGGAGAGATCGCTTTACGTGTTATCAGAACCTGCAAAGAAATGGGAATCAAAACTGTCGCTGTGTATTCTACAGCCGATAAAGACAGTCTTCATGTCCGCTTTGCAGATGAAGCTGTATGCATAGGACCACCTCCTAGTAGAGATTCATACTTAAATATCCCAAGGATAATTGCTGCTGCTGAAATCACCAATGCAGATGCAATTCACCCCGGTTATGGTTTTCTTTCCGAAAATGCCGAATTCTCAAGAATCTGTGAAGAGTATGGGATCAAATTTATAGGCGCCAGTCCTGAAATGATCAATAAAATGGGTGATAAAGCCACTGCCAAAGCCACAATGAAAGCAGCAGGCGTCCCAACCATTCCTGGATCTGAAGGTCTTCTGGAATCTATGGAGCAAGGTATTGAGCTTGCCGAAAAAATGGGATATCCAATCATTTTAAAAGCTACCGCAGGCGGCGGTGGTCGAGGGATGCGGATTGTCAAAGAAACTTCTGAGTTTAAAAAAGCTTGGGATGATGCCCGGCAAGAGTCAGGTGCCGCTTTTGGAAATGATGGACTTTATTTGGAGAAATTTGTCGAGGAACCTAGACATATTGAAATTCAGATTGTAGGTGACAGTAACGGTAAGGCCTGCCATTTATCTGAAAGAGACTGTTCTATCCAAAGACGTCACCAGAAATTGGTGGAAGAGACACCTTCTCCGTTCATAACAGATGAGTTGAGAGAAGCGATGGGTAAGGCTGCTATCAAAGGTGCAGAGGCAATTGCATATGAAGGTGCGGGGACCATTGAATTTTTGGTCGATAAAAACCGAAATTTCTACTTTATGGAGATGAATACCCGAATCCAAGTAGAGCATCCAATCACTGAAGAAGTAACAGACTTTGATTTGATTAAAGAACAAATTAAAGTTGCTGCCGGTGAGAAAATCACTGGGAAAAATTACTATCCAAAGCTTTTTGCAATGGAGTGTAGAATTAACGCCGAGGATCCTGCCAATGGATTTAGACCGAGTCCAGGGAAAATACAGAATCTACATCTTCCAGGAGGTAAAGGTGTAAGAATCGATAGCCACGTCTATGCAGGCTATGTGATTCCACCAAATTACGATTCAATGATTGCCAAACTGATTGTCAGCGGTCAATCAAGAGAAGAAGTGATCCTTCGGATGAGAAGAGCCTTGGAAGAGTTTGTAATTGACGGAGTTAAAACAACGATTCCTTTCCACATCGCTCTTTTAAAAGATGAACAGTTCAAAGCTGGTAACTTTACTACCAAATTTTTAGAGTCATTTGACTTTTCTGTCATTCGATAA
- a CDS encoding OmpA family protein, translating into MVLIMRSKTTYIKFLAALLLFMYTITAEAQRPLLRFADKQFELENYAHAAQVYGEAYARKETYETARKLAVTYQTLRDYDQAFEWWGKTVAYEESNKDDFYLYLMAAMQAGEAEDLNAFLTAGGYSSFDFPGLDLETLEKLYGERKNVKLVQPKGINSSGSDFGLSRHEDSQYFSSDRGGVSSSKRKAIRLDAKNNLFSDEKSNFNEREYYRLYVKEGSGEAKPIVIDLEGVQHVSDVHVYGEGSKIMYTAFVGQTKVGSRKQSMKLTNFPGIFYGNLQADGTVSDSKPFPHNSMLEYGMMNAFYDAQSGRLYFASNREGGYGGYDIYYVEYDGMDTFGEPVNLGSGINTMESESHPSRVGDWFYFSSRGHVGLGGMDIFRAPYSAASIGTPENMGVPFNSPRDDFAYVEFSDGKRYLSSDREGGMGLDDIYLVEDLHKRLIARVIDCDGNIIAEEFDADLRQKGGDQLNTKRGATGELLADLEPEKEFGLVISKKGYFTITDNTLSTVNLKEEKLEREYRLAAIPYQTPVYVDIVYYDLDRSKIRKDAQEALDKIAELMNRYSFLDLLVGSHTDSRASRAYNEALSQRRADAVKDYLAGYNIGAERIRLEWYGEEVLTNDCGDGVPCPEPAHQLNRRSELVLEAFPDKDKQYELPKELMGKDLCDINGLFDSLRNELNSLPTIYFDFDKNTLRSVHKKELERTAIMLNRMKNLQLSIAGHTDQRGSEEYNKGLSERRAQVVMDYLVNRGVDAARMQYQWFGKTQPVNDCGAIPCTEAMHQLNRRTELRLRGEN; encoded by the coding sequence ATGGTTCTGATCATGAGAAGCAAAACTACTTATATCAAATTTTTGGCAGCCCTGCTGCTGTTCATGTACACAATCACCGCCGAGGCGCAGCGTCCCCTGCTCAGATTTGCAGACAAGCAGTTTGAACTAGAAAACTACGCGCATGCAGCCCAGGTATACGGTGAAGCGTATGCACGCAAAGAAACGTACGAGACAGCCCGAAAGCTGGCAGTGACCTATCAGACCCTGAGGGATTATGACCAAGCCTTCGAATGGTGGGGTAAAACAGTAGCCTACGAAGAGTCTAACAAGGATGATTTTTACCTCTACCTGATGGCAGCGATGCAGGCAGGAGAGGCGGAAGACCTCAATGCTTTCCTCACAGCAGGCGGATACAGCAGCTTTGATTTTCCTGGCCTCGACCTGGAGACGCTTGAAAAACTTTACGGAGAGCGCAAAAACGTGAAACTGGTACAACCCAAAGGCATCAACAGCAGCGGCTCGGACTTCGGACTTTCCCGTCATGAAGACAGCCAATATTTTTCCAGCGACAGGGGTGGGGTTTCCTCCTCCAAGCGCAAAGCCATCAGACTGGATGCCAAAAACAACCTGTTCTCCGATGAGAAGAGTAATTTCAACGAGCGTGAGTACTACAGACTTTATGTCAAGGAAGGTTCGGGAGAGGCCAAGCCTATCGTGATCGATCTAGAAGGCGTACAGCACGTATCCGATGTGCACGTGTACGGGGAAGGAAGCAAAATCATGTACACCGCCTTTGTGGGGCAGACCAAGGTAGGCAGCAGAAAGCAGAGCATGAAGCTGACCAATTTCCCAGGGATTTTTTACGGAAATCTACAGGCAGATGGTACGGTCTCCGACAGTAAGCCTTTCCCGCACAACAGCATGCTGGAATACGGGATGATGAACGCCTTTTACGATGCGCAAAGCGGCAGACTCTATTTTGCTTCCAACAGGGAAGGAGGCTATGGCGGTTACGATATTTATTATGTGGAGTATGATGGGATGGACACCTTCGGAGAGCCTGTCAACCTCGGCAGCGGGATCAATACCATGGAGAGCGAAAGCCATCCTTCCCGTGTAGGGGACTGGTTTTACTTCAGTTCCAGGGGCCATGTAGGATTGGGAGGTATGGATATCTTCCGTGCCCCGTACAGTGCAGCAAGCATCGGCACTCCTGAAAACATGGGCGTACCGTTCAACAGCCCCAGGGATGATTTTGCCTATGTAGAGTTTTCGGATGGCAAGCGTTACCTGTCTTCGGACCGAGAGGGCGGCATGGGACTGGATGACATCTACTTGGTCGAAGATCTGCACAAGCGTCTGATCGCTCGGGTGATCGACTGCGACGGCAACATCATCGCCGAGGAGTTTGACGCAGACCTTCGCCAAAAAGGAGGCGATCAGCTAAATACCAAGCGAGGAGCCACTGGAGAACTATTGGCAGACCTAGAGCCAGAAAAGGAATTCGGATTGGTGATCAGCAAAAAAGGCTATTTCACCATCACGGACAACACCTTAAGTACGGTCAACCTGAAGGAGGAGAAGCTCGAGCGTGAATACAGGCTTGCAGCCATCCCTTATCAGACACCCGTGTATGTGGATATTGTCTACTACGATTTGGACAGATCCAAAATCAGAAAAGATGCACAGGAAGCACTCGACAAGATTGCAGAGCTGATGAACCGATACAGCTTCCTGGATCTATTGGTGGGCAGCCACACAGATTCAAGGGCGAGCAGGGCATACAACGAGGCACTGAGTCAGCGCCGGGCGGATGCTGTCAAGGATTACCTAGCAGGCTACAACATCGGGGCGGAGCGTATCAGGCTTGAATGGTATGGAGAGGAAGTACTCACCAACGACTGTGGGGACGGGGTACCCTGTCCGGAGCCGGCACATCAGCTCAACAGAAGAAGTGAACTGGTACTCGAGGCATTCCCCGACAAAGACAAGCAGTATGAGCTGCCCAAGGAGCTGATGGGTAAAGACCTCTGCGATATCAACGGCCTGTTTGACAGCCTGCGAAATGAACTAAACAGCCTTCCGACCATCTACTTTGATTTTGACAAGAATACATTGAGATCAGTGCATAAGAAAGAACTCGAACGTACGGCCATCATGCTTAACCGTATGAAAAACCTACAGCTATCTATCGCAGGCCATACCGATCAGCGTGGAAGCGAGGAGTACAACAAAGGGCTGAGCGAGCGCAGGGCACAGGTGGTGATGGACTACCTAGTCAACAGGGGAGTGGATGCTGCACGCATGCAGTACCAATGGTTTGGAAAAACCCAACCGGTCAACGATTGTGGAGCCATCCCATGCACAGAAGCCATGCATCAGCTCAACAGAAGAACTGAGCTAAGATTAAGAGGAGAAAATTAA
- a CDS encoding PorP/SprF family type IX secretion system membrane protein, protein MSKYVKFIIVVVGVLCTPTFSYSQQLPQFSQYIFNGLHINPAYAGYKNQGYIQSTFRNQWVNFPGAPRTFTITADLSANEGLMGFGVSLLSDQIGPTSTSTGMLTYSYRIQTGKESFLGLGISAGASQYMIDGSMLDPVDQLDPNLPLGTEVMFTPNMNMGAFFHTNRFYAGVSAFNMVGRGVLEREDISLAFHDFHYYITAGALIPVSDRVEFKPSFLIKEVKGAPTSVDINGMFLFMERLWLGASYRSNIQMWNENLEGTLNNRTAVAFIAEIFATENLRIGYAYDANLNALQNYRNNSHEFSVGYYLTPRNVKLKNPRWF, encoded by the coding sequence ATGTCAAAGTATGTGAAATTTATAATTGTTGTTGTGGGAGTACTCTGTACTCCCACATTTTCTTATTCGCAACAGCTTCCGCAGTTTAGCCAGTACATTTTTAACGGGCTACACATCAACCCTGCTTATGCGGGGTATAAAAATCAAGGATACATTCAGAGTACCTTCCGTAACCAATGGGTAAATTTCCCAGGTGCTCCCCGTACCTTTACAATCACAGCTGACCTAAGTGCCAATGAAGGCCTGATGGGCTTCGGTGTATCCCTCTTGAGCGATCAGATTGGGCCAACCAGTACTTCTACAGGAATGCTGACATACAGCTACCGCATTCAGACCGGTAAGGAGAGTTTCCTTGGTCTGGGTATCAGTGCAGGGGCCAGCCAATACATGATCGATGGAAGTATGCTCGATCCAGTAGATCAGTTGGATCCAAATCTTCCCCTAGGAACAGAGGTGATGTTTACCCCTAACATGAACATGGGTGCTTTTTTCCATACCAACCGCTTCTATGCAGGTGTGAGTGCCTTCAACATGGTCGGCAGAGGAGTTCTAGAGCGTGAGGATATTTCACTCGCTTTTCACGATTTTCATTACTACATTACCGCAGGGGCATTGATTCCCGTGTCCGATCGTGTGGAGTTTAAGCCTAGCTTTCTGATCAAGGAAGTAAAGGGTGCACCGACCAGTGTCGACATCAATGGAATGTTCTTGTTTATGGAGCGTCTGTGGCTCGGAGCCAGCTACCGTTCCAACATACAGATGTGGAACGAAAACCTAGAAGGTACACTCAACAACCGCACAGCAGTGGCTTTCATAGCAGAGATCTTTGCGACAGAAAATCTGCGTATCGGCTATGCCTACGATGCCAATCTGAATGCCCTGCAGAATTATAGAAACAATTCCCACGAATTTTCGGTAGGTTACTACCTTACTCCGCGGAATGTTAAACTTAAAAACCCGAGATGGTTCTGA